One genomic window of Candidatus Polarisedimenticolia bacterium includes the following:
- a CDS encoding cation:proton antiporter, with amino-acid sequence MAQLPLLWDLLVIFALSVAVVFVFQKLRQPVIVGFLATGVIFGPHGVGLIRHSDEVETLAEIGVILLLFTIGIEFSFTRLSRMRREMLLGGSIQVFGTALLAFLASLPFQLHWTESLVLGFLIAFSSTAIVLRVFAERGEMMTPQAKLTLGILIFQDFCVVPVMLLLPILADWEHATALKLAQVLGVSLLAVGAIVLAARFAIPPFLRLVVATRSREVFLIAVILVVLGTAFASSVAGLSLALGAFIAGLVVSESEYGLQVLADVLPFRDSLNCLFFVSIGMLMDAKFFLHNWGALTLFLLLLLGVKFLIVTPLAGFLGYPLRVATQAGVALAQTGEFSFVLALVAREQGLLSDAVYQTFLAGSVLSMLLSPFLIRLSSLAGERLEGIPDLRRFFPGKVSADLESQIYSAEARPILIVGFGLNGRNLAKVLKRMEIPYRVLELNADSVKQAARQGEPIVYGDSTSREVLKKIGIRSARAMVVAISDAAATQRTVQLARALNPNVPILVRTKYVMEIDPLYKLGADEVIPEEFEASVEVCNRTLRRVGIPGNLIARELREIREERYGMFRETQRRPTHVEDLPEGILGANVETHTLLPGAWAVGRTLRELELRAVTGASVIALMQDGRVQSSPDPDGSLAERDTLVLMGNGEQIALACHLLDQGPEGSPVREKSPAAS; translated from the coding sequence ATGGCCCAACTTCCGCTGCTCTGGGACCTGCTCGTCATCTTCGCCCTCTCCGTGGCGGTGGTCTTCGTCTTCCAGAAGCTCCGCCAGCCCGTCATCGTCGGGTTCCTGGCGACCGGCGTCATCTTCGGCCCTCACGGCGTCGGGCTCATCCGCCACAGCGACGAGGTGGAAACGCTCGCCGAGATTGGCGTCATTCTCCTTCTCTTCACCATCGGAATCGAGTTTTCTTTCACGCGCCTGTCGCGGATGCGGCGCGAGATGCTCCTCGGAGGCTCCATCCAGGTCTTCGGGACGGCGCTCCTCGCCTTCCTGGCCAGCCTTCCCTTCCAGCTCCACTGGACCGAATCGCTGGTTCTCGGCTTCTTGATCGCCTTCTCGAGCACCGCGATCGTCCTGCGGGTCTTCGCCGAGCGCGGCGAGATGATGACGCCGCAGGCGAAGCTCACGCTGGGGATCCTAATCTTCCAGGATTTCTGCGTGGTGCCGGTGATGCTCCTACTGCCAATCCTGGCGGATTGGGAGCATGCGACCGCCCTCAAGCTCGCCCAGGTCCTCGGCGTCTCCCTCCTCGCCGTCGGCGCGATCGTCCTGGCGGCCCGCTTCGCCATCCCGCCGTTCCTCCGCCTGGTGGTCGCGACCCGCAGCCGGGAGGTGTTTCTGATCGCCGTGATCCTGGTCGTCCTGGGGACCGCCTTCGCCAGCTCGGTCGCGGGCCTTTCCCTGGCGCTGGGGGCGTTCATCGCCGGGCTGGTCGTTTCCGAATCGGAGTACGGGCTCCAGGTCCTTGCCGACGTCCTCCCGTTCCGCGACTCGCTCAACTGTCTCTTCTTCGTCTCCATCGGCATGCTCATGGACGCGAAGTTCTTCCTGCACAACTGGGGGGCGCTGACCCTGTTCCTGCTCCTGCTCCTCGGCGTGAAGTTCCTCATCGTCACCCCGCTGGCCGGATTCCTCGGCTACCCCCTGCGGGTCGCGACGCAGGCCGGCGTGGCGCTGGCGCAGACCGGGGAGTTCTCGTTCGTCCTGGCGCTGGTCGCCCGCGAGCAGGGGCTCCTCTCGGACGCGGTCTACCAGACTTTCCTCGCCGGAAGCGTCCTGTCGATGCTCCTGTCACCCTTTCTGATTCGTCTCTCCTCGCTGGCGGGGGAGCGTCTGGAGGGAATCCCCGATCTCCGGCGCTTTTTCCCCGGAAAGGTCTCGGCCGATCTGGAGTCTCAGATTTACTCGGCCGAAGCGCGGCCGATCCTCATCGTCGGCTTCGGCCTTAACGGGCGAAACCTGGCGAAGGTCCTCAAGCGGATGGAGATTCCCTACCGGGTGCTGGAGCTGAACGCCGACAGCGTGAAGCAGGCGGCGCGCCAGGGAGAGCCGATCGTCTACGGCGACTCCACCAGCCGGGAGGTCCTCAAGAAGATCGGGATTCGATCGGCGCGGGCGATGGTGGTCGCCATCTCCGACGCGGCCGCCACGCAGAGGACGGTGCAGCTGGCGCGCGCCCTCAACCCGAATGTCCCCATCCTGGTCCGCACGAAGTACGTGATGGAGATCGATCCCCTCTACAAGCTGGGCGCCGACGAAGTGATTCCTGAGGAGTTCGAGGCGTCGGTGGAGGTGTGCAACCGGACCCTGCGGCGAGTCGGCATCCCGGGAAACCTGATCGCCCGCGAGCTGCGGGAGATTCGGGAGGAGCGTTACGGCATGTTCCGCGAGACGCAGCGCCGGCCCACGCACGTGGAGGACCTTCCCGAGGGAATTCTCGGCGCGAACGTCGAAACCCACACCCTCCTGCCGGGAGCCTGGGCCGTCGGCCGGACGCTGCGCGAGCTGGAGCTGAGGGCGGTGACCGGAGCCTCGGTCATCGCCTTGATGCAGGACGGCCGGGTCCAGTCGAGCCCCGATCCCGACGGCTCGCTCGCCGAGCGCGACACGCTGGTGCTGATGGGAAATGGAGAGCAGATCGCCCTGGCCTGCCACCTGCTCGACCAGGGGCCGGAGGGCTCTCCGGTGCGGGAAAAGAGTCCCGCCGCCTCCTGA
- a CDS encoding integrin alpha has product MLRLRTFASLIPLLLTLVTPARPADRKEPLFGAPLAGGPILSASRAPDRAARIGGDSGEETASRSAMDRNFRQLKDRGFWARSGGGLLLRGSDRGVEISAPSRQDVGWKLRLRVSGFGRQDSVAALGPGRAGSKGNRFEIRREGVTEWYVSGEEGIEQGFSVFRPPPGRGTGLPVLLEMTLAKGGGAAPVEGGGAILFRNSVGEPALKYSRLRVTDATGAVVPAEIVLDGLRMSIRIDDEEALYPLQVDPLFTSPSAVLSGSASGDRFGQWVAAAGDVDGDGYGDLLVGAPYHDNGDFRFGRAYLYRGGPAGIETIAAWVAEGDEIGYGFAGRIAGAGDVNGDGLDDVIVSGVSRAFVFLGSPAGLAVSPDWSSDPAATAAGAGLSVAAAGDVDGDGFGDILIGSTGSSLGGDAPGKVFLFGGSPSGPASSPSWIAQGDQPGSAFGYAVAPAGDVDGDGYDDVIIGEPGYDYPEPLDRPNAGKALVYRGSATGLGAEPAWTSNLVNRFAFLGSAVAAAGDVNGDGHADVLIGGFNGFGGEQGVAQVYLGSPSGVAAMPAWTAVGAHLLAHFGTCASGAGDVDGDGFDDLLVGEPDFDRSLEEESVGRGYLYRGSAAGPQSPTSLILDGESSFEMLGQAVAGAGDVNGDGFADVVLGAPTDGRGPGRAFVYAGVPANRPPVAHVAVPSRAECASAAGTAITLDGSGSADPDSSPGTHDDIRSFEWLENYGQSGQTSLGTGETIQVILGLGAHAITLRAVDRGGAEALATASVSIVDTQPPAATLRLTPSLLWPPNHRMAVIHAAVEATDACGGARALLMSVSSDEPDDAAGLADGATVGDIQGASLGTADFDLLLRAERSEAGDGRTYTIVYRISDASGNVSLAGAAVIVPVSRSEAVAEPSRTPVPREAGSGKFDGGSGARR; this is encoded by the coding sequence TTGCTCCGTTTGCGGACTTTCGCGAGCCTCATCCCGCTCCTTCTGACTCTCGTCACCCCGGCCCGGCCGGCCGACCGGAAGGAGCCTCTCTTCGGAGCGCCTCTGGCCGGCGGGCCGATCCTTTCGGCATCGCGGGCGCCCGATCGCGCTGCCCGAATCGGCGGCGACTCCGGGGAGGAAACGGCCTCCCGGAGCGCCATGGACCGCAATTTCCGCCAGCTCAAGGATCGAGGGTTCTGGGCGCGCTCCGGCGGCGGCCTGCTTCTCCGGGGGAGCGATCGGGGAGTGGAGATCTCGGCCCCCTCCCGCCAGGACGTCGGCTGGAAGCTCCGCCTGCGGGTTTCGGGATTCGGGAGACAGGACTCGGTCGCCGCGCTGGGGCCCGGAAGGGCAGGATCGAAGGGGAATCGTTTCGAGATACGGCGCGAAGGGGTGACGGAGTGGTACGTGAGCGGGGAGGAAGGAATCGAGCAAGGATTCTCCGTCTTCCGGCCCCCGCCGGGCCGGGGGACGGGACTTCCGGTTCTCCTCGAGATGACGCTGGCGAAGGGAGGAGGAGCGGCCCCGGTCGAGGGAGGAGGCGCGATTCTCTTCCGGAACTCGGTGGGCGAGCCGGCCTTGAAATACTCACGCCTGAGAGTGACCGACGCGACCGGCGCCGTGGTTCCGGCCGAGATCGTCCTGGACGGCCTCCGGATGTCGATCCGGATCGACGATGAAGAGGCCCTCTATCCTCTTCAGGTCGATCCGCTCTTCACCTCTCCGAGCGCGGTTCTATCAGGCTCGGCATCGGGGGACCGGTTCGGGCAATGGGTCGCGGCGGCGGGCGATGTCGACGGCGACGGGTACGGAGACCTGCTCGTTGGCGCGCCCTATCATGACAACGGCGATTTCCGCTTCGGGCGCGCCTATCTCTACCGGGGAGGTCCCGCGGGTATCGAGACGATCGCCGCCTGGGTCGCGGAAGGGGACGAGATCGGTTACGGTTTTGCCGGAAGGATCGCGGGCGCCGGCGACGTCAATGGAGACGGCCTGGACGATGTCATTGTCTCGGGGGTGAGCCGCGCGTTCGTCTTCCTGGGCTCGCCTGCCGGCCTTGCCGTCTCGCCCGACTGGAGCTCCGATCCCGCGGCGACGGCGGCGGGGGCCGGATTGTCGGTGGCGGCTGCCGGGGACGTCGACGGCGACGGCTTCGGCGACATCCTGATCGGCTCGACCGGCTCCTCCCTGGGAGGGGACGCTCCCGGAAAGGTGTTTCTGTTCGGAGGATCGCCCTCCGGTCCCGCGTCTTCGCCGTCCTGGATCGCGCAAGGCGACCAGCCCGGCTCGGCATTCGGGTACGCCGTCGCCCCGGCGGGGGACGTCGACGGCGACGGCTACGACGACGTGATCATCGGAGAGCCCGGCTACGACTATCCGGAGCCGCTCGATCGGCCCAATGCCGGGAAGGCTCTGGTCTACCGGGGCTCCGCGACGGGCCTCGGCGCCGAGCCGGCCTGGACCTCCAACCTCGTCAACCGCTTCGCGTTCCTCGGCTCGGCCGTGGCGGCGGCGGGCGACGTGAACGGGGACGGCCACGCCGACGTCCTGATCGGCGGCTTCAACGGCTTCGGAGGAGAGCAGGGAGTCGCGCAGGTCTACCTGGGCTCCCCCTCGGGAGTGGCTGCGATGCCGGCCTGGACGGCGGTCGGCGCGCACCTGCTGGCGCATTTCGGAACGTGCGCCTCCGGGGCGGGCGACGTGGACGGGGACGGATTCGACGACCTCCTCGTGGGCGAGCCCGATTTCGATCGGAGCCTCGAGGAGGAGTCGGTCGGCCGAGGCTATCTCTACCGCGGCTCCGCGGCGGGTCCGCAGTCGCCCACGTCGCTCATCCTCGACGGTGAAAGCTCCTTCGAAATGCTCGGCCAGGCGGTCGCCGGGGCCGGGGACGTGAATGGAGACGGCTTTGCGGACGTCGTGCTCGGCGCTCCCACCGATGGCCGCGGCCCCGGCCGGGCGTTCGTCTACGCCGGCGTACCGGCGAACCGTCCTCCCGTGGCGCACGTGGCGGTGCCGTCGCGGGCGGAGTGCGCTTCCGCCGCGGGGACGGCCATCACGCTGGACGGATCGGGCTCGGCCGATCCCGACTCGAGCCCGGGGACCCACGACGACATCCGGTCCTTCGAATGGCTCGAGAATTACGGTCAGTCGGGACAGACCTCGTTGGGGACGGGCGAGACGATCCAGGTGATCCTGGGCCTCGGCGCCCACGCGATCACGCTGCGCGCGGTCGATCGCGGCGGCGCCGAGGCGCTCGCGACCGCGAGCGTGTCGATCGTCGACACGCAACCTCCGGCGGCGACCCTACGGCTCACTCCCTCCCTGCTCTGGCCGCCGAACCACCGGATGGCCGTCATCCATGCCGCCGTCGAGGCGACCGACGCTTGCGGCGGCGCCCGCGCGCTTCTGATGAGCGTGTCGAGCGACGAGCCCGACGACGCCGCCGGCCTGGCGGACGGAGCCACCGTCGGCGACATCCAGGGGGCCTCCCTCGGGACCGCCGATTTCGACCTGCTGCTCCGAGCGGAACGATCCGAGGCGGGAGACGGGCGCACCTACACGATCGTCTACCGAATCTCCGACGCGTCGGGGAACGTCTCGCTGGCGGGCGCCGCCGTGATCGTCCCGGTGTCGCGCTCCGAAGCGGTCGCGGAACCTTCGCGGACGCCTGTGCCGCGGGAGGCCGGTTCCGGCAAATTCGATGGGGGGAGCGGGGCGAGGCGCTAG
- a CDS encoding D-2-hydroxyacid dehydrogenase, giving the protein MIDVLIYLASPHRVWSLDERYPRLLAEKFPQVRVISARSKEESLEHLAGSEVLYTWSLPERHFAAALRLRWLHTPSAGVDEVLHPALVRSGVRVTCSRGVSSAALADHAMGMILAFSRGLAVALREAGSGAWNRERYFQGNPMPVELDGRTLGILGYGSIGEELARRARGFGMKIHALRRNRTGGEGLCDRLFGPSHRREFLASADVLVIALPLTPQTAGMLDDEALAGMKPGALLINIARGGLIREDALVRALESGRIAAAGLDVFAEEPLPATSPLHRLPNVLLTPHIGGLHPHYLDRATSIFIVNLGRYLRGESLLHEVDKHAGY; this is encoded by the coding sequence ATGATCGACGTGCTCATCTATCTCGCCTCCCCGCATCGCGTCTGGAGCCTCGACGAGCGGTATCCGCGGCTCCTGGCCGAGAAGTTCCCGCAAGTCCGGGTGATCTCGGCGAGGAGCAAGGAGGAGTCGCTCGAGCACCTGGCCGGATCGGAGGTGCTTTACACCTGGAGCCTCCCCGAGCGGCACTTCGCCGCGGCCCTGCGGCTCCGGTGGCTGCACACTCCCTCCGCGGGCGTCGACGAGGTCCTGCATCCGGCCCTGGTGCGCAGCGGCGTGCGCGTCACCTGCTCGCGGGGCGTGTCGTCGGCCGCCCTGGCGGATCACGCGATGGGAATGATCCTCGCGTTCTCGCGCGGGCTCGCCGTCGCCCTGCGCGAGGCCGGGTCGGGAGCCTGGAACCGGGAGCGCTACTTCCAAGGAAACCCGATGCCCGTGGAGCTGGACGGGAGGACGCTCGGGATCTTGGGGTACGGGAGCATCGGCGAGGAGCTCGCCCGGAGAGCCCGGGGCTTCGGCATGAAGATTCACGCGCTGCGGCGCAACCGGACCGGCGGTGAAGGCCTCTGCGACCGCCTGTTCGGCCCGTCCCACCGAAGGGAGTTCCTGGCCTCCGCCGACGTTCTGGTGATCGCCCTGCCGCTCACGCCGCAGACCGCTGGGATGCTGGACGACGAAGCGCTCGCCGGCATGAAGCCTGGAGCTCTTCTGATCAACATCGCGCGCGGCGGGCTGATCCGCGAAGACGCCCTCGTCCGGGCCCTCGAGTCGGGGCGGATCGCGGCCGCCGGCCTCGACGTCTTCGCCGAGGAGCCCCTGCCCGCCACTTCGCCCCTCCACCGGCTTCCCAACGTCCTGCTCACCCCGCACATCGGCGGGCTTCACCCGCACTACCTGGACCGGGCGACGTCGATCTTCATCGTGAACCTCGGCCGGTACCTGAGGGGGGAGTCGCTCCTCCATGAAGTGGACAAGCACGCCGGCTATTGA
- the uvrA gene encoding excinuclease ABC subunit UvrA: MSQDQIVIKGASEHNLKHIDLVIPRNRLVVITGLSGSGKSSLAFDTIYAEGQRRYVESLSAYARQFLEQMEKPDVELIEGLSPAISIEQKTTSRNPRSTVGTVTEIYDYLRLLFARVGVPHCHRCGRAIASQTVQQIVDQVLAMPAGSRLQVLAPIVRGRKGEYRKDLQAMMKKGFVRARVDGKIVELSDDIDLDKKRKHSIEIVVDRLVLKDDVKTRLTDSMETALQLSGGLAMVNVAEGGPDLLFSERLACSHCGISVPDLAPRAFSFNSPYGACPECGGLGARMEIDPARLIPNPSKSILEGCVEWTFGFSTSMLKMAAVALAKIHKFDPRAPWERLSRKVQDLLLHGTGGKELDFEYVEHRNRYYFRRPYEGVIPNLMRRYRETTSPGIREAIEQYMSLHPCTVCRGERLRPESLAVRVAGLRIVDFTHLTIQQALKTFAALPLTEKEEFIAHRILKEIRERLGFLDNVGLGYLTLDRTAATLSGGEGQRIRLATQIGSRLTGVLYVLDEPSIGLHQRDNRKLLDTLGSMRDLGNTVIVVEHDEETIRSADHVIDLGPGAGAAGGRVVAQGSPADIERSPDSLTGKYLSGELSIEIPGRRRPPTGRFLAVEGAAENNLKSLDVRFPLGLLTAVTGVSGSGKSTLVNEVLYKALSKQLYRTLDRPGKHRRLVGAEQIDKVIDIDQSPIGRTPRSNPATYTGLFTPIRELFSEVPESRARGYRPGRYSFNVKGGRCEACEGDGIIKIEMHFLPDLYVTCEECKGHRYNRETLEIRYKGKNIAEVLEMSVSDALAFFKNVPAVAGKLRTLEAVGLGYIKLGQSATTLSGGEAQRIKLSKELSKRSTGRTFYVLDEPTTGLHFDDIKKLLRVLNSLVEGGNTVVVIEHNLDVIKTADHLIDLGPEGGDLGGRIIAEGTPEEVARVAGSATGRFLRRVLSPESRRPASGPEARVAEPGALSGPR, translated from the coding sequence ATGAGCCAGGATCAAATCGTCATCAAGGGTGCTTCCGAGCACAACCTGAAGCACATCGACCTCGTCATCCCCCGCAACCGGCTCGTGGTGATTACCGGCCTCTCCGGCTCGGGAAAATCCTCGCTCGCCTTCGACACGATCTACGCCGAGGGGCAGCGCCGCTACGTCGAGTCGCTGTCGGCCTACGCGCGGCAGTTCCTGGAGCAGATGGAGAAGCCGGACGTCGAGCTCATCGAAGGGCTCTCGCCGGCCATCTCGATCGAGCAGAAGACGACCAGCCGCAACCCCCGATCGACCGTCGGCACCGTCACGGAGATCTACGACTACCTGCGCCTCCTGTTCGCCCGGGTCGGCGTCCCTCACTGCCATCGGTGTGGCCGGGCGATCGCCTCGCAGACCGTCCAGCAGATCGTCGATCAGGTCCTGGCGATGCCCGCCGGCTCGCGCCTCCAGGTTCTCGCCCCGATCGTCCGGGGACGCAAGGGGGAGTACCGGAAGGATCTCCAGGCGATGATGAAGAAGGGCTTCGTCCGCGCCCGCGTCGACGGCAAGATCGTCGAGCTATCCGACGACATCGACCTCGACAAGAAGCGCAAGCACAGCATCGAGATCGTCGTCGACCGGCTGGTGCTGAAGGACGACGTCAAGACGCGCCTCACCGACTCCATGGAAACCGCCCTCCAGCTCTCCGGAGGTCTCGCCATGGTCAACGTGGCGGAAGGGGGCCCGGATCTGCTGTTCTCGGAAAGGCTGGCCTGCAGCCACTGCGGCATCTCGGTTCCCGACCTGGCCCCGCGGGCCTTCTCCTTCAACTCGCCCTACGGCGCCTGCCCCGAGTGCGGCGGGCTCGGCGCCCGGATGGAGATCGATCCCGCCCGTCTTATTCCCAACCCGTCCAAGTCGATCCTGGAGGGATGTGTGGAGTGGACCTTCGGCTTCTCCACCTCCATGCTCAAGATGGCGGCCGTGGCGCTCGCCAAGATCCACAAGTTCGACCCGCGCGCGCCCTGGGAGCGCCTCTCCCGGAAAGTGCAGGACCTGCTTCTCCACGGCACGGGCGGGAAAGAGCTCGACTTCGAGTACGTCGAGCACCGCAATCGCTACTACTTCCGTCGCCCCTACGAAGGGGTGATCCCGAACCTGATGCGGCGCTACCGGGAGACGACCTCGCCCGGAATCCGGGAGGCGATCGAGCAATACATGTCGCTCCATCCCTGCACCGTCTGCCGCGGCGAGCGGCTGCGGCCCGAAAGCCTCGCCGTGCGGGTGGCGGGCTTGCGGATCGTCGATTTCACCCACCTCACGATCCAGCAGGCGCTGAAGACGTTCGCCGCGCTGCCCCTCACCGAGAAAGAGGAGTTCATCGCCCATCGGATCCTCAAGGAGATTCGCGAGCGGCTCGGGTTCCTGGACAACGTCGGGCTCGGCTATCTCACCCTGGACCGTACCGCCGCGACCCTCTCCGGAGGCGAAGGCCAGCGGATCCGGCTGGCGACCCAGATCGGCTCACGCCTCACCGGCGTGCTCTACGTCCTGGACGAGCCTTCGATCGGCCTGCATCAGCGCGACAACCGCAAGCTCCTCGACACCCTCGGCTCCATGCGGGATCTCGGCAACACCGTGATCGTCGTCGAGCACGACGAGGAGACGATCCGCTCGGCCGATCACGTGATCGACCTCGGCCCGGGGGCCGGGGCGGCGGGGGGCCGGGTGGTCGCCCAGGGCTCTCCGGCCGACATCGAGCGCTCTCCCGACTCGCTCACCGGGAAGTACCTTTCCGGGGAGCTGAGCATCGAGATCCCCGGGCGCCGGCGGCCGCCCACCGGGAGATTCCTCGCGGTGGAAGGGGCGGCCGAGAACAACCTCAAGTCGCTCGACGTCCGGTTCCCGCTCGGCCTGCTCACCGCCGTCACCGGCGTCTCGGGATCGGGCAAGAGCACGCTGGTGAACGAGGTGCTCTACAAGGCGCTGTCGAAGCAGCTCTACCGGACGCTGGATCGGCCTGGGAAGCACCGCCGCCTGGTCGGCGCCGAGCAGATCGACAAGGTGATCGATATCGACCAGTCCCCCATCGGGCGCACCCCGCGCTCCAACCCGGCCACCTACACCGGCCTGTTCACGCCGATCCGGGAGCTGTTCTCCGAGGTTCCGGAGTCGCGGGCCCGCGGCTACCGGCCGGGCCGCTACTCCTTCAACGTCAAAGGGGGGCGTTGCGAGGCCTGCGAGGGGGACGGCATCATCAAGATCGAGATGCACTTCCTGCCCGACCTCTACGTCACCTGCGAGGAATGCAAGGGACACCGTTACAATCGCGAGACTCTGGAGATCCGGTACAAGGGGAAGAACATCGCCGAGGTCCTGGAGATGTCGGTCTCCGACGCTCTCGCCTTCTTCAAGAACGTCCCGGCCGTCGCCGGCAAGCTCCGGACGCTGGAGGCGGTCGGCCTCGGCTACATCAAGCTGGGGCAATCGGCCACCACCCTCTCGGGCGGAGAGGCGCAGCGGATCAAGCTCTCCAAGGAGCTCTCGAAGCGCAGCACCGGCCGCACCTTCTACGTGCTCGACGAACCGACCACGGGGCTCCACTTCGACGACATCAAGAAGCTCCTTCGAGTCCTCAATTCCCTGGTCGAAGGGGGGAACACCGTGGTCGTCATCGAGCACAACCTCGACGTGATCAAGACGGCCGATCACCTGATCGATCTCGGGCCGGAAGGCGGCGATCTGGGGGGCCGCATCATCGCCGAAGGGACGCCGGAGGAGGTCGCCCGCGTCGCCGGGTCCGCCACCGGCAGGTTCCTCCGCCGGGTGCTTTCGCCCGAGAGCCGCCGTCCGGCGTCCGGTCCCGAAGCGCGCGTCGCCGAGCCCGGAGCCCTCTCCGGTCCCCGCTGA
- a CDS encoding GDSL-type esterase/lipase family protein yields MRRSRLTAAALLACVALPALAQTVSGHAFEDRNGNGVQDPGEPPLPGVAFRLAGKKDAGPVTDTTIPTDAAGAYLFSPGSGCYVLQPLDPPEWRLGPARSDGFPPSTPGYTAPVGQPRFAKLDQGIARLQSGTFRITAMGDSIARNFNFCSSSGAFWYTQQVQSRLLCAFPAATSTLDQAAQLGETTDDLLVDETNNMNNVFRAIEAQPQLITISAIGNDLLDVDPPANPTQAQINRAVAEVLDARQNLQEILSVLSSQVPGADIVLNSLYDNLAYNCSTGNSSDFHRAWLPIVDRILRDLAWGQSRRVSIAEAAAEFAHEDQQGGCSGFEGKICRDIFHLDNIHPNNAGYSIVREKLWESVGGVNLGPKDALGRTSIAGADYGYLRRVRRLFPTVWQTLGGATAIDAAAATSDQDGGAAAQITLGAGGEEFRLSGFPDWYDEIQIVRVLAGVRYRTTGAVGDDFYRMEASVTGQFRPPPGFSYSPMNWNFFTPIVGGGGPNQPPENSDFPAEKLLALPNVALFREVSALLTKNPTLPPGAAEYQWPALTHDELPGTTIRVASAPVAGTSGNDGYQVELDAAWLDLYGWEKTRPPEVSGAGGNGGGGAEALKVERLADGSLLVSFAAVAGAQRYNLYMGRLSTLPAGAYDHGAGAPAGPLCDAPVQSAGPGRLSILIPPSGQPGADLYLLVTAHVDDVESPSGFRSDGTEIDRSQSICR; encoded by the coding sequence GTGAGGCGGAGCCGGCTCACGGCGGCGGCGCTGCTCGCCTGCGTGGCGCTTCCCGCTCTCGCTCAGACGGTATCCGGGCATGCCTTCGAGGACCGGAACGGCAACGGCGTCCAGGACCCCGGAGAGCCGCCGCTTCCCGGAGTCGCGTTCCGGCTGGCGGGGAAGAAGGACGCCGGACCCGTGACCGACACCACGATCCCGACCGACGCCGCGGGAGCGTATCTCTTCTCACCAGGCAGCGGATGCTACGTCCTGCAGCCGCTGGATCCCCCGGAATGGCGCCTCGGCCCGGCGCGCTCCGACGGCTTTCCCCCTTCGACTCCCGGCTACACGGCGCCGGTCGGTCAGCCCCGCTTCGCCAAGCTCGACCAGGGGATCGCGCGTCTCCAGAGCGGGACCTTCCGCATCACGGCGATGGGGGACAGCATCGCGCGGAACTTCAACTTCTGCTCCTCCTCCGGAGCCTTCTGGTACACCCAACAGGTGCAATCGCGGCTGCTGTGCGCCTTCCCGGCGGCGACTTCCACCCTCGACCAGGCGGCGCAGCTCGGCGAGACCACGGACGACCTCCTGGTCGACGAGACGAACAACATGAACAACGTCTTCCGCGCGATCGAGGCGCAGCCGCAGCTCATCACGATCTCGGCGATCGGCAACGATCTGCTCGACGTCGATCCGCCCGCCAATCCGACTCAGGCCCAGATCAACCGGGCCGTCGCGGAGGTCCTGGACGCCCGGCAGAACCTGCAGGAGATCCTCTCGGTCCTGAGCTCGCAGGTGCCGGGAGCTGACATCGTCCTGAACAGCCTCTACGACAACCTGGCCTACAACTGCTCGACCGGTAACAGCAGCGACTTTCATCGAGCGTGGCTGCCGATCGTCGACCGGATCCTGCGGGATCTCGCCTGGGGGCAGTCGCGCCGCGTCTCGATCGCCGAGGCGGCGGCGGAATTTGCGCACGAGGACCAGCAGGGGGGCTGCTCCGGATTCGAAGGGAAGATCTGCCGGGACATCTTCCATCTGGACAACATCCATCCCAACAACGCCGGCTACAGCATCGTCCGCGAGAAGCTCTGGGAATCCGTGGGAGGCGTGAATCTCGGCCCCAAGGATGCGCTGGGACGGACCTCGATCGCGGGCGCGGACTACGGGTACCTCCGCCGCGTGCGCCGGCTCTTTCCGACGGTCTGGCAGACTCTGGGCGGGGCGACGGCGATCGATGCCGCCGCCGCGACGTCCGATCAGGACGGAGGCGCAGCCGCCCAGATCACCCTGGGCGCCGGCGGCGAAGAGTTCCGGCTCTCCGGGTTCCCCGACTGGTACGACGAGATTCAAATCGTGCGGGTGCTCGCGGGAGTCCGCTATCGCACGACCGGCGCGGTGGGGGACGACTTCTATCGCATGGAGGCCTCGGTCACCGGGCAGTTCCGGCCGCCGCCGGGGTTCAGCTACTCCCCCATGAACTGGAACTTCTTCACGCCGATCGTGGGAGGCGGCGGTCCGAACCAGCCCCCGGAAAACTCCGACTTTCCCGCCGAGAAGCTCCTCGCCCTCCCGAACGTCGCGTTGTTCCGGGAAGTGAGCGCCCTGCTGACGAAGAATCCCACGCTCCCGCCCGGCGCGGCTGAATATCAATGGCCCGCGCTGACCCATGACGAGCTTCCCGGAACCACGATCCGGGTCGCCTCGGCTCCCGTGGCGGGCACGTCCGGCAATGACGGCTATCAGGTGGAGCTGGATGCCGCCTGGCTGGATCTGTACGGCTGGGAGAAGACGAGACCTCCGGAGGTGTCCGGCGCGGGGGGGAACGGAGGGGGCGGCGCCGAGGCCTTGAAGGTGGAACGGCTTGCCGACGGATCCCTGCTCGTCTCTTTCGCGGCCGTCGCGGGGGCACAGCGCTACAACCTCTATATGGGACGGCTTTCGACGCTCCCCGCGGGGGCCTACGATCACGGCGCCGGCGCGCCGGCCGGCCCCCTTTGCGACGCTCCCGTCCAGAGCGCCGGGCCGGGCCGCCTCTCGATCCTGATTCCTCCGTCGGGCCAGCCCGGCGCCGACCTCTACCTCCTCGTCACCGCCCACGTCGACGACGTCGAGTCCCCCTCCGGCTTCCGCTCCGACGGGACGGAAATAGACCGCTCGCAATCGATCTGCCGCTGA